The region aaatttttgactttttacaacttgggattctttttttttttgttatataaaatacaaGACTTATAAAATTCCAACATAGTTGTGATATGTGAACATTTTGCATTTACTCTGGTTCTGTTATCTTAGTGTTACTTTTATTTGAATTACACCCTCGTTAATAGGAACATAAACTTACGACTAATgaatttactatttcttttccaTCACAGATGTATTTTTCTCCAAGTCCAGATTAATGCTAAAGACTCAAAATTGGCTAATTTGagagaatttacttaaaatttaaaatttaaaataaggaaaactgaTTTCATTTATCCACATATGAAAATTTGTATAGCAAGCTATGACTGGCATTTTACATACTTAGTTTTATTTGCTTCTCAGAACCACGCAGTGAGTTGGGGACcattatatatgttttacatgTGTGAGAAACTGGGACTCTgggaaaataacataaaatcattttctgaCATCAAATCACAGAACTAAGAAACAGATGATGTGATAGGATTTGAATTCctgaggcacctgtgtggctcagtggttgagcatctgtctggctCGGGGCgggttcccgggatcgagtcccacatcgggttccccacggggagcctggttctccctctgcctgtgtctctgcctctttgtgtctctcatgaataaataaaatcttaaaagatttgaATTCACGTCTTTTGAGTGCAAGTTGTATATTGTTCTTATTTCTCTTCcatcttaattttacttttttactctaataaaaataaaaggaggtgCTTAAGGACTAGCTTGTCCAATCATCTGTAGATAAGTGGCTTCTCAAAATGAATGACATGAAGATACTGTCCCTGTGTCCACAGAAGGGAGCTGACAACCAGAGGCTGAGGCAGTTTGAGCACCTAGTGAGTAGAAGAATACATTGTGTTGTCACTCTGGCTTTAGAAATTTCAGCCAAAGAAATCAGAGCAATTCCCTAGAGTCACACTCCATTGCTGCTGAGGGCCTGCACCAGGTCCCTGATGAATTCCCTCAAGGAGCTAATTActtggagaaaggaaggaggcaaagatgaGCATCCCCTGCAGAATTTGCTCTTGTGCTACACAGCTCCTCCGCAACCCCCCAAAGTATCAAAGGTGGTATTTTCCTAGAGAGGACAGGTCAACTCTGATGTTGAGGCCCATCATATTAACCAAACCAGAATCCGGCAGGACCACTGAAGAGAGGCCAGGATCCACACGGCAGGCCTACTGGGTGAAGAGAAATCCTCTGTTACCAGAAGGTGCTCGTGCTTGTCAAGGGTGTATGTATTGATGCTGACTATCCGTCAACGAGTTCCTGGTCATCTCTCCCATCAAACAGAACCATTTCTGCTCTAGGATATATGGATTCTCTTAGGGCTGAGAAGGAGCAAAGCAGGGTCAGTTTGTGTGATGcataatacaaatgaaaattttgctttttgctcTTATAATAGTTTAGTTTTGTTAAGCACACTGAAAGCAGTGTGGCTTTCACGAAGGGGCATCTGTAGCTACATTTTCCGTGCCCTGGTGCAATCCCGTGCCAATATATCACTGACTTTTATTTACTGCaacttccttcctctgcctaatTTGTGAGTGCATCTCACTGTGTGCCTTTAAAATCTTGTTATTGAGTTGTGAATACCCAAGAGGTCACTTCTTTCCTGGAGAATCATGGTACTTGAGATGAATCTCAGGGATGCTCCTGAGAcaagggttgccagatttagcaagtaAAAATACAGGCTTAAGTTTGAAtatcagataaacaacaaatattccTTAGTATAAGTACATCCCAGATATTACACACTTATTTCTGGGATGTACTTAGACTACGTGCAATATCTTACTATAATTATTAAagtattctattaaaaattatccATTGTTGACCTGAAATCAAATTTgtttatgtgttttatatttcatctGGCAAGCCTCTTGAGATCAATTTCCATATTCTACAGACACCTGTGCTGAACTATGTCAGAGTAAATAGCACATTTTTAAACTTTCCCAATAAGTGGAGGggtagagtaaaataaaataaaaaaatgtcatgggaataaaataaaatgataaaaattttggGAAATGTCATGGGAAGAGATATTAGTTTGAAAATACACATCAGCTTAGGATTGACCCACTCTGCTACTTCAGAATCAGGGTGGATAAGTTATATCTGCTTGATAGTGTTGTACATATCATGACTTGAAGCTACCCACAGCTACTCTTGGAGGCATGCATTTTAATTAATTGCTATTCTTTTATGCTCCTTCCGTCAGGTGATGCTTCAAAATCCTAAACCATAAATCGAATCAGCAGATTCCTGGGTCGATTTaaatactgacatttaaaaatttttgaggatGGCAGTGAACATTAATGAGATGCAGGATATAtacaagaaatgaaatataattgttactggagatgataataataataatattcttctCCAAAGtgttaaaacagaaaacacatttccTTCAGAGCATGATGTCCTAAGCCATGTCTGAAGGTCCAACCAAAGTTTGGTGTAGCTAGTACAGAGTTGAAATGAGTCCTATTAAAACAAATTCTGAATGTCAAACTGGAATTTTAGTAGACTCTAAAGCTAATAAGCCTACAATATCAAGGACAACAATTTTCAAGCAGTTGGATAAACTCTTTGATAAAGGAAGCCCATTGCCATATATCACAGCTGCACTGCCATCCACTGGccttaatattttagaaatgggGATTTAGGTGCCACCCCACCCcaattcttctcattttaaagaattggcaTGGTTTGGACTTGAAGTGAGGGGAAAAGGAGCTCTCTCATAGCTTTGTTAGAACTCCCCTCAAAGTTCTGGAACAGAGTGGTAGATTAAAGATGGCCACaattctttgctctttttcacaTTGAAAAGTGAATACTTTCTTTCGCCTCAAATCTGGACTGGCCTTAGTAACTTGCTTGATCAACTGAATGCAGCCTAAGTGACATGCTGGGAATTTTGAGACAATTTTATAAGAAGCTTTTTGGCTTCCACTAGGGCCTCTTGAAGTGCTCTCTCTCTGGGAGCCCCAAGTTACCATGTCATTGCCCAAGACCACGGAGCTGGAGAGGGCATGTGTAGGTTTCTGGTAACTGTTCCAATAAGAGTTCCACCTTCCAGTCAtctccacccaggcacacacGTGAGTGAGGCCATCTTGAGCCTCCagacacccccctccctccccacccaagTATTACAAAGGACTTCACACGGATGCCTCTCAGAATAGAAgaacagcccagcccagcctggttGGAATTCTTGACGCCTGAAATCATGATATAATAAGATGAGtcgttattttaagccactacgtTTTGAAGTGGTTCGTTAAGCAGATAACCAGAACAAATAGTGATGTATTGATCTTTACACTTAAAAAGAGaatgaggtggaagaaaaaaGGGTGGGCTGGTTAGAGAAGGTAAAAGGGGGGAGGCGTGAGATATAAGGAGGTCATAAATGCCTTGGACACAAATGAAAGATGGGCTAGGGATTTAGAAGACTTAGagcaaattaagaaaatcagaGTCACAAAGTTTTATCAGGCTCCTACTGTGATTTAGGGCTACACTCACAACTTGGCCCTACTTCTTAGGGAATCAGAGGGAAAAGAGCAGTAAAGTCTTACCTCATGCAGATGCTGTGAAGAGTAATGAATAAACATGacaaataaaaatgcttcaagaGCTGAAAAATGCTACATACATAAGGAGCAATCTTTGCACCTACTGAAAATCGTTCATCAGATGATTTCAAATTGGAGgtgtctcaggagaaaataactttgaaaacacaaacagatttttactttttgtatttttattgaaaaggtacatttaaaaaaatacacagacaTTTTACCATTTACAGATTGCAGATATAGATGCTCTAAAAGAGTTCActctattttgttgttttatgataCCTCTTGCCCCTGATACCACAAACATTCCAGTCTTGTTGATATCAGTTTAGAAAGGGGGGCATGGGAGCGTGACCTGCAACATATCCAGTGAACAGAAAGACAAATTGttcaattataaatttttttttatcttctgtaCATTATTGCATTAGGGAGCCACAAAATTATGTAGCATCATTACAAATGAAAACAggttaaaaatgaagattattaCGTAGAAATACATGGATTCATTGTCTCCTTGCAGAATGCACAAGAGGTGCAAGAGTGTGCAACAACTTAGGAAGCGCTTTTTCTGGTTGTCTACATTTGCTTAGCAACTCAAACTAGTGAGGAAGCTACAAAATAAGTTAAACAAAAATAGCAAACAGGTAGTAATTATAGCTATGTTATATGGCTTTCTAGTTCTTTTAAATATCACCAAATAAAacgtgaaagaaagaaaatacattgctttatcttttttgttctcttaGAGAGAAAATTCAAAGCTACTTTGCTTCCTAACATTTACACAGCAACTAAAAAAAGTTGAGTTCAGACAAGAGATACAGAACTAGTACTACACAGGATACAACAGTACTAGGCCTAAAACAGTACACGATCCCCGTGGACAAGGGTACACCgtaaaagaaaacattgtgaTCCGTTGGGTTAAGATGGTGTCCACAAGCGAGCActtgtgttcatctgtttttgttCCACACTAGAATGTGCCCAGTTGGATTCCAGAGTTATTTACAGCCGTGTGAGGAAGACCCCCCCAGTTTTCAAGTCTGTCAGGAAACAGCTATTCCTTATCGTTTCTCAGCCAGGTCACACCCATGGAAACGGAGTCAGAGGGTGGTAGATAGATGCgttttgtgttgttttgcttTCTGACCCATACATGTGCAAGAAACCAGTGATCTGGGATGCatgaagggggggcggggggtagggcagagggtgTGCTGCTGGGTCCCTAAGGCGGGCGCGCCCTAGAGGCCCTCCTGAGCCCAGTGACTCCTCGGTGTGgaggccccggcccggcccggccccagcTCCGCCCGCGCGGTCGGTCAGTAGGGTGCGAAGAGGATGGAGGCGGGCGTGGCGCGGATGGGCCCGTGGCCGGGCCGCAGCAGGGCGGGCGGGAGGGCCGCGGCCTGGAAGAGCGACGCGGACGGCCGGGGCGGCAGCGACAGGGCCGAGGACACGGCCGCCGCCGCCAGCGGCGAGGACAGGAAGGCCGGGGCCAGAGGCTTCATCAGGTCCTTCTGGAAGGCGAGCTTGGCCTGGTGAGGCAGACaagggcggcggggccgggcccggTCAGCACCGCGGACAGCTCCCCGCCCTGCGGCCCTGGGGCCCGGCTCCCTGCGCACCCGCccccccgcacccgcacccgcccCGCACCCACTCGTGCATCTGGCCGCCCCGCACCCACTCGTGCATCTGGCCGCCCCGCACCCACGCGGGCGCTGCTGGGCGCCGCTGCTTCGCCCAGGCACCAGCCGCACCCGCACGGCCAGGAGGTCTCCCGCAGGGCACCTCGGAAACCACAGGGCAGCCTTGAGACAGATGGGGGGCATGCCTGACCCTTCCCTCTCTTTGGAGAAGAGCCGCACTGGGCGAGCGGCTGGGTTCCAGACTCAGGGGCCTGCTGAGCGTCAGGAAGACAGTGCgcacccctctccctgccacGGACACAGTCGCAGGCCCTGAAAAACTGCCGCCAACTCGAAGTTCGGTCGGGTAAGCGAACTAGAAACACTCTCTTTTTAAAGGAATCCCAACGTGCAATCTTCCCCAGAAGTAAATcagtccttaatttctctcttttgcaATCAGGAGAAGCTCTGAGCGCTGGGTGTGGGGGAGGCACCGAACACCTGCTGGCAGTGTGGCATGGGGGCTCTGCAGAGGCCAGGAGCACCAGCTGGCCAGTCCCGCCTCAACCTCCAACAGAAGGCCCACTGGGCTAAGTCCCAGGGAGAGCCTGGAATGCAGCCATCTGGGGATTTCTAGGGCATCTAGTGCAGGCGCCCCTGGGTATTTTTGCAAAGGAACTGAAAACAGCGCCTACTGAGAGCAGGTAGGTCAGGCTGACACCAACGTGGCTGCTGGACAAGGAAGGAGACAGTAATACAAACACCCACTGTACTTTCTGGAGAGAGGGAACGGTGGGGGAGCCCGCCCCCAGAACGGGGGAGGGCATCAAATGGATGCAGTTTTGTTTTAGGAAAGCAAGCCTGCTTCCCAGATTCAACACAGTCCAGGGCTCCTCAGGATTACTTGTCTGTGTTCCTGGGCCTTAATTCTTCTTTATATGCTAAAGAAAGTTGGCTTTTGAAAAGATTCTGGTAAACAGTAAGGTGTTAGCTCTTAAAGCAGGGCCTGCAGGTGTCCTACAGCAGGGACTAAGGGGTTCCGTCTACACTTCCATCTAAGGGGGCTACTGCAATTCAAAACCCCCCAGGACCGCTTGGTCCCGAGGCTCTCCTGAGGGCCTGAGCCAGCAAGGTGGACCCACAAAACAGGTGAGCAGGTGAGGTGAACTTACCGCTAAAATGCTCGGGCTCCGCTGGAGTTTGTTGTAAGGGCTGTATTTCGGCTTCAGTGGTTTCCCAGCAACCCGATCCTTATGCCTTCGGCTAGAAATGTGCTGAAAAAGAGTTTGATGCATTAGCTGAATCTAAATGTGAGCTTAATTCCATGTAAAATCTATTTCCTAGATAGAGGTAGCGGGTCACGCCATCCTCAGCTCCGGGCCCACTGGGCTCTCAAAACGAAGACTTGCTCCTCACTCAGTCGCaatgtctctctttccttctctttctctggcaTACTTACCCTGCTTTGCCTGTTGTGACCATCGTGACCCATGAGTCTGTCTCCCAAACCAGATTTTGGTCTTTGAGAGACGGGCTGAACATCTTGCCTTCCAGAAGTTCCTGCTCGACTGACCACGAGCTCCAGGGTGAACGCTTTTATTCGTCTGTCTGTCCCTGACGCCTAGCCTGGATCTGACGTATAATAGAAGTAGGTGCACAAGTATTCAGTACTAACTTTTTCTTCCACTAGCACTTGCATGTTGTATACCGTATGCATCGTGAAAAGGTTAGTAAATTTATCTGTGAGCACAGTGGGAACCATTATGCAGGTTAGATACACAAGCAAGTGGCGACCCAAACAACAGTGAATACTAATTCAGGACACATTACCTGCTTGAGTTGAATTTCTGAATTAACATGAACGTCACAGATTTCACAATGAAATGTCTTGTTCTGTAGTCCGGAGCCCTTACTGCCATTCTGCATCTTTAATCTTGATCCAGGTCTAGGATAGGACTTAATTGGACCAGCCCCATTACGAGCTTCAACCATGGTCTTGTGTTTAGATCCTAAGACAGAAGGAGACATAGTGTAAAATAGCTACTTAAGACCCGAATAGATACACGAATAGCTCTTTGCTTTCTTATCCTTGAGAAGTTTATCTTCGGGTTGAATTTCtcattgcttttttgtttttaatgatcattttaatgcTTATTATAgacactttttatttatgataaacaataatgtttttattgtttgaagATTATTTGATAATCTTCAAATAATGAAGATTATTTCAGGCTGATCATTCGATACGTTTtgtaaaaaaatgggaaaacaggagtatattacaaagaaaatatggaaaatatagagaagcataagaaaataaagattaccCTGTATTTTCACCTCTCAGAGATAACCACTgtgatgattttatttcatttttttcaggttttgttttgtttatataccaaaagaaaatatctattttcaaaATTGGGACCATGCTAGTTAAATATCCTGACAATTTCGCATGGCAAAtcgtgtattttttaaaaaaataattacattttaatgccTTAGTAATATATTCTTTCATGTTGGGTTACTATAATGTATTTGACATTTCCCTACTGAGGGACTTTTaaattgtttctccttttttctaaGTGTGTTGCAGTGAACATTGTGCAtagatatttgtctttatctctGTCACTTCATCGTAATGAGTTTGGGGAAATATTAGATGCCtttgagaaaataagaataagTTTTATCTCCAATTTGCTTTAAACTTTTGCCTTGCTGTTTCCAAAGttattatatcatattttcttaaaatcactCCTTTGAATcaaaaaagcagagaagacacTGAACAAATCTAACGTTTGAACAACAAAAGATATGGTATTCTGATGGGAGAAGTTGGGTTTTGTTATAAACgctatttaaattcaaatgaTAGCTGCTAACCTGTGTTGTGTGCCTCTAGCTGTGACAGGGAGTTCACAGCTACTTTGCATAGTGAACAATACAGtaattttttggctttttcttcttctgattcaGAAACAGTACCAGGAGCTCCATTTGTGCTCTTCGAGGGAGAAGTGGCTGCTCCAGGTGGCAAGGGTGTTGTGCCAGATTTGAGGAGAAACGAGCCCCCTTCAGAGCTTGATGGCTGAATGCAACTGTTGGCTTTTAACTTTCCTTTATCTtctaagagagacacagagaaatcaTATTAAAGCTTCATACAGCATTATCAACACAGGCAAATTGAcataaaagaattaaagataGAGATTTGATTTCTATATGTAGCTTTAATCTCCAGCACAGATTTTAGTTCATTGAACTTCACTGAAAAAGAACTCCATGCCATTGATATCCAATGTCAGCTCACTCCAAGATGATGACTTAcggaaaatgactttttttctcccactggTAGCAGGTAACTTTCTGATACCCTTGAGTTGTAAACTGTGCTCCAGGGAAGTCTTTAATGGATGAGAAAACCCACTACTTGCCAATATGAGTACATGATATGATGATAACATGAAATAAGTCATTAGCTAGCTTCATTTGACTATTCGTGCTTTAATTATGACATGAATATACAGTTAACATTCAATTTTTATGCCAAGTTAGCATTTTAACTTTGGGATGTTGCGGTAGTGGTGAGGGAAGAAACATGGTTGATTTTGGTTATAGTTAGTTAAGTTTTGCTGCTCTTTGAATGGCAGAGAAATTTACCTAAAATCCAAGATGCAAAGATTTCATTCATGATATTTATTACTGCCAGTCTAtattataagctttttttttttttaaagtaaactctatccccagcatggggctcaaactcacaaccctgagatcaagagtggcatgttcTACtggttgagccagccaggcacccccaaattttAAGTTTTGAGTAATGACATTAACCATAAGCAAAATATGAGGATTAGCCAAATAATTTATAGACATCTTGGCATTTTGATCATGTAGCTCTGAAATGCTTCCAATTGTCAAGGCCCATGGTGCAAGTTCTAAGAAGGGTCAGAGTGATTTTAATACGATTGAACTCTTCGGGGCTCATGTGCTATTCAAGACAGGTTCTGTTCAGCGGCATCTTtgggaaagaaatgggaaatgcTCAGGCAACAGCCCAACCCATCACACATTTAAGCTGAGTAGAGCTGGTGCTCTTGGAAAATGTCTACTGATGTGCTGATAAACTCTTattaagagaggaaagaaattaaaactgaaacttatttgttaattttcctAGCTAATTTGGAGCTGTATGCCATGGCCTGGACCACCGACAGGGAAGGAGTGACTAGGGGAATAGCAACATGATAGTGTGTCCGTTCTGCATCTGGGGTAACACCAAAGCTTTCATATGCCTCAAAAATAATGGGAGATCATATTTCTACTTGTTTGATTTAGGGATCAACACTTGATTTCCATCCTTTTTTCCTGCATTAGGTCCATCCAGGTCAAGACCAGCAGGGATTCTACAGATGAATTCTTGGACTTcacaatttatattctttttttcagcaAGTTTATTAAAACTTCAGGATGCCATAAAGTATGATGGACAAGATCTTAGACTTTTACTAAACTGACCTCCATAGtatgagagaaggaaataaaatcaatcttcCTAAAGTGGTATTAGTAAGTACATTAGATTGAAGATTATTTCAGGCTTGGAACTCTCTCATCCATAAGGATCCCTCAGAGTGATTTCAGGATTTCATAGAACTCACAAAACAGTGAACTAATCCGGTAATCTTAACATTTGCTCCTATGGAATTACTCAGTTTCTTGTCGAAGGAAACTCAAGTTATTGCATAGCAAAATCTTTACTTCAAGCATAtcacatttcatataaatttcacCTCAAGAAACTGACCTGTTTTAGTTATTTACTCATTCTCTCttatgcacatttattttattgtcctTTATACTGATCTCTCTCATATACTCTTACATTTATACAGAATGTTACAATTTACAAAGTGTCATCACTTACATTGTCTTATTATCTCTCACAACAAACTTGTGAAATAGGTAAggctgaaaataattatttctagcttaaagatgagaaaactaaggacCATCAAAATTGAATAATATCCCACAGATTAGCAGGTGGCATAAATGAGCATGATACTTTCTCTAACTATTCACTGGGTAGTGTATTATTCCTCTTGCACAAAAGGTGGACTTCATATGCCATTAACAACATAAATGGCATACGGTAGTCACTGGAGATGTGATAAAACCGTGGTTTTGTTTAGTTTGAAAGCATATTTGccttaaatgaaaatatctatCCGGTTCAACAAGCATCTGATTCAGGTTGCATTGAGAAGACGgacaaaattatctttttctctctattcctatttctttaagaaaactaAACAGATTTCCTTTCATCTCTCCTTTTCAAAAGAGGTCTTCTATTCATTagcaaataaatcttaacaaaatgcTAATTGCTGACAATGTGCTAGACACtgaagagaataataaataaagtaggtatagactttaagaaaataaaagtttagcaGGGGAAATGAGATATTCAGAGATCTCTGATTTATGATAGAAACTAGTAAGAGGCATGACAGCATGGAGCAGGAAATGATTTCTTCTGGTTGGGAAGAAAGAGACATTCTTCATAAAGGAAGTGATATTTTGGCCAGGATTTGAAGGTCAGATTTAGAGAAGCGTAAGGTGAGGTGAGAAGTAGGAAGTGAGGGGTTAGAGCAGAAACATGAGGAAATGCTTAGGTGTTAGAATGCTTGGGGTTTGCTTGCCGAGAGCTGCTAGCTCAGCATAGATGATGGCAACAAGTGGGATGAGAATtgttattataaaagaaaattgaacCAGAAGATAGAGAATATCTTAAAACTAGTAAAATGGATACTAAGAGAGGccatttacctttaaaaatattaagagataTGGTATATTTACCACTTACATAAAATAGGTCTTACGTTTTATCCTCTGGATAGGCCAGAGCCTTAATGTTTGTGAATACAGGGATAAATCTTGACTCTGAAAACGTGTAAATGGTTCCATCAGATTCAGGACATTCTAGCTGCTCGATAAAGCAGATCCTAAAATCACCAACGCAATAATATATTTAGATTTGGGCATTTTCTTTCCTGGATGTACACATTTATAAGCTTCAAAGCCtaactttattatttctcattttaatggctttatatttttatgaaaatccattttgttatttttcttgttggcattttttaaagcctctttactttgtgtatttgaaaatttaatgaaTGTACTGTTTACTTCTGCTTCTTTTAATAAAGATGCATGTCATCTGGAACTTCTGGTCAATGTGAATTCCGTTTTCAAGTATTCCCTCACCTAGTGTTAATTAGCGGGTCTTCTGACtgtcttcattattttctgaGTACTCAACTgccttttttaaggttttacccTATAAGTCTTTGAAGCAAAATTTGCTTAGCTACATCAGAATTGCCCTCTGTAACAAATATCTGTAATTTATGCATCCAAGCAAATTTAATTCTTCAAAGTAGCTGTCTTGGAAGGTTCCacattgatttacttattttccaAAGTTCTAAGCATTTTGGAAACCTCTCATTTTAGAACTGTTTTCATATCTAGCCAATAAACCACGTGAAGGAAATCAGTCTTCAATATTTATTTGTCACA is a window of Vulpes lagopus strain Blue_001 chromosome 11, ASM1834538v1, whole genome shotgun sequence DNA encoding:
- the ZNF385B gene encoding zinc finger protein 385B isoform X5; the protein is MMQPSLDIKPFMSFPVDSSSAVGLFPNFNTKRRGLFGTNKFYQMDPVQKAVINHTFGVSIPPKKKQVISCNVCQLRFNSDSQAEAHYKGSKHAKKVKALEATKNKPKMVSSKDSAKANPSCSITPITGNSSDKSEDKGKLKANSCIQPSSSEGGSFLLKSGTTPLPPGAATSPSKSTNGAPGTVSESEEEKAKKLLYCSLCKVAVNSLSQLEAHNTGSKHKTMVEARNGAGPIKSYPRPGSRLKMQNGSKGSGLQNKTFHCEICDVHVNSEIQLKQHISSRRHKDRVAGKPLKPKYSPYNKLQRSPSILAAKLAFQKDLMKPLAPAFLSSPLAAAAVSSALSLPPRPSASLFQAAALPPALLRPGHGPIRATPASILFAPY
- the ZNF385B gene encoding zinc finger protein 385B isoform X3, with the protein product MKYSLRPNNYPEDGIMNMATFLRGFEEKGIKNDRPEDQLSKEKKKILFSFCEVCNIQLNSAAQAQVHYNGKSHRKRVKQLSDGQPPPPAQGSGQLLASPGTTTSAGSTCHTTTLPALVRTPTLMMQPSLDIKPFMSFPVDSSSAVGLFPNFNTMDPVQKAVINHTFGVSIPPKKKQVISCNVCQLRFNSDSQAEAHYKGSKHAKKVKALEATKNKPKMVSSKDSAKANPSCSITPITGNSSDKSEDKGKLKANSCIQPSSSEGGSFLLKSGTTPLPPGAATSPSKSTNGAPGTVSESEEEKAKKLLYCSLCKVAVNSLSQLEAHNTGSKHKTMVEARNGAGPIKSYPRPGSRLKMQNGSKGSGLQNKTFHCEICDVHVNSEIQLKQHISSRRHKDRVAGKPLKPKYSPYNKLQRSPSILAAKLAFQKDLMKPLAPAFLSSPLAAAAVSSALSLPPRPSASLFQAAALPPALLRPGHGPIRATPASILFAPY
- the ZNF385B gene encoding zinc finger protein 385B isoform X4, with product MTPARPSDILYYMDLEKEFCLWQGAEEEDPSWQGSTCHTTTLPALVRTPTLMMQPSLDIKPFMSFPVDSSSAVGLFPNFNTKRRGLFGTNKFYQMDPVQKAVINHTFGVSIPPKKKQVISCNVCQLRFNSDSQAEAHYKGSKHAKKVKALEATKNKPKMVSSKDSAKANPSCSITPITGNSSDKSEDKGKLKANSCIQPSSSEGGSFLLKSGTTPLPPGAATSPSKSTNGAPGTVSESEEEKAKKLLYCSLCKVAVNSLSQLEAHNTGSKHKTMVEARNGAGPIKSYPRPGSRLKMQNGSKGSGLQNKTFHCEICDVHVNSEIQLKQHISSRRHKDRVAGKPLKPKYSPYNKLQRSPSILAAKLAFQKDLMKPLAPAFLSSPLAAAAVSSALSLPPRPSASLFQAAALPPALLRPGHGPIRATPASILFAPY